TGGTTAAAGCTGAGGCTTTCACAACAGTCACGCCCGATTACAAATTGATCCCTGCTTATAAAATAGACCAGTGATCGGCGGCGAACGTTACATGAGGAAGATCCCATGCATATTTTGCTGACCGGCGGTACCGGCTTGATCGGCCGCCAACTTTGCCAACACTGGCTCGGCCAAGGCCATCGCCTGACCGTGTGGAGCCGTCATCCCGAAGAGGTTGCTGCCGTGTGCGGCGCCGAGGTGCTGGGCGTTGCGCGCCTGGAAGAGGTCATCGGCGCGGTGGACGCGGTGGTCAATCTCGCTGGCGCACCGATTGCTGATCGACCCTGGACCCACAAGCGCAAGGCCCTGTTGTGGAGCAGCCGCATCGGTCTTACCGAAACCCTGTTGGCGTGGCTCGAAGGCCAGGCGCAGAAACCGGCGGTGTTGATTTCCGGCTCGGCGGTGGGCTGGTACGGCGACGGTGGCGAGCGCGAGCTGACCGAGGCCAGCGGCCCGGTGCAGGACGATTTTCCCAGCCAACTCTGTATTGCCTGGGAAGAAACCGCCCAGCGCGCCGAAGCCTTGGGCATCCGCGTGGTGCTGGTGCGGACCGGCTTGGTGCTGGCGGCCGAGGGCGGCTTTTTGTCGCGGCTGCTGCTGCCGTTCAAGCTGGCGCTGGGCGGGCCTATCGGCAATGGTCGGCAATGGA
The genomic region above belongs to Pseudomonas sp. S35 and contains:
- a CDS encoding TIGR01777 family oxidoreductase — translated: MHILLTGGTGLIGRQLCQHWLGQGHRLTVWSRHPEEVAAVCGAEVLGVARLEEVIGAVDAVVNLAGAPIADRPWTHKRKALLWSSRIGLTETLLAWLEGQAQKPAVLISGSAVGWYGDGGERELTEASGPVQDDFPSQLCIAWEETAQRAEALGIRVVLVRTGLVLAAEGGFLSRLLLPFKLALGGPIGNGRQWMPWVHIKDQIALIDFLLHKDDASGPYNACAPHPVRNREFAKTLGQVLHRPAFMPMPAFALKVGLGELSGLLLGGQKAMPERLMAAGFIFQFTELHAALDDLSSRL